A segment of the bacterium genome:
AAGGAGACCCTGCGCAGCGGCGAGGGCTGGATCGCCCGGGGCCTGCCGGCCACCACGCCCGACGGCGAGACCATGTGGATCGACACCATCAAGACCCCCCTGCGCACGCCCCTGGGCATGAACGACCAGGTGCTCGGCATCTCCATCGACGTGACCGAGCAGCGCCGCGCCGACGCCGCCCTGGCCGCCGCCCTCGAGGCCGCCAAGGAGAGCAGCAAGGCCAAGACCGAGTTCCTGGCCAACATGAGCCACGAGATCCGCACCCCCATGAACTGCATCATCGGCCTGACCGACCTGATGATGGACATGGGCGGCGACGCGCGGCAGCACCAGTACCTGGACATGATCCGCATGTCGGGCGCCACGCTGCTGACCCTCATCAACGACATCCTGGACATCTCCAAGATCGAGGCCGGCCAGCTCGAGCTCGACCTCGTCGAGACCGACATCCACGCCTTCATCGAGGAGACGGCGGGCCTGATCGCATTCACCGCCCAGGCCAAGGGGCTGGAGATGGTGTGCCGCCTCGCGCCCGGACTGCCCGAGCGGCTCCGCGTCGACCCGGGCCGGTTGCGCCAGGTCCTGACCAACCTGCTCAACAACGCCACCAAGTTCACCCAGCAGGGCTACGTGTACCTGGACCTCGAGGTCGTGGGCGAGCGGAAGGACGCGGTCGACCTGCGCTTCCGGGTGGTCGACACGGGCATCGGCATCGCGCCGGAGAACCTCCAGCGCATCTTCGAGAAATTCACCCAGGCCGAGGCGGGCACCACGCGGCGCTTCGGCGGCACGGGCCTCGGCCTGTCCATCAGCCAGCACCTGGTGCGGCTCATGGGCGGCGAGATCGCGGCCACCAGCGAGGTCGGCACCGGCACGACCTTCACCTTCACCATTCCCGCCCGGATCGGCGCGGCCGCCGCCGATGTGGTCGGCACCGCGCCCGCCGCCGCGGCGCTCCGCGTGCTCGTGGTGTCCTCCCACGAGCGGGGCGGCGAGGTGCTGGTCGAGCAGATCCGCACGTTCGGCCACGAGGCGCGTCTGGTTGCCGACGCCGGCGAGGTGGGCCCGGCCCTGGCCGATTCCCGCCCCTGGGACCTGGTGCTGGCCGACGAGATCCACTTCGGGTTCGAGCACACGCTGCTGCGCGAGGCCCTGGCGCGCCTGCCGCAGACCGCTCGCCCCCGCGTGCTGATGCTGAACGCCCTGACCCATCTGCCCGATGGCGCCGAGCTGGCCCGCGTCGGCTGCGACGGCTCCCTGAGCCGGCCCGTGCGCCGCGCCGACCTCGCCGCGGTGCTGCGGGGCGAAACGCCGGCCGGCGCCCCGATCCCGCGCGCGCCCGTCGCCCCGACGGCGAACGCCGAGCCGACCGACCTGGAAGCCGACCCGGCCCAGGGCGCGCGCGTGCTCCTGGCCGAGGACAACCCCTTCAACCAGAAGGTCGCCACGGCCATGTTGCGGCGCCTCGGCTACCGGGTCGAGGTGGCCGGCAACGGCGCCGAAGCCGTCGACATGGTGCGCACCGGTGGTTTCGACCTCGTGCTCATGGACTGCCAGATGCCGGTCATGGACGGCTACGAGGCGACGCGCTGCATCCGCGACCTGCCGGCGCCCCTCGGCTCGATCACGATCATCGCCATGACCGCCAACGTGCTCAGCGGCGACCGGCAGGCCTGCTTCGCCGCCGGCATGAACGA
Coding sequences within it:
- a CDS encoding response regulator, producing the protein MQKNRAAQSFFLLFLGLIVVVTAIPPALAALGVDFNSPIQGGAGGHVAGWTLGQIQLRADLTVLGFAALIAVLGFLYDKAIATRFARLLALTVVLCGVIDGLQFVCGVVLPEGSVTFFDGTLTAVVLGRLGGALVLAVGCAVLRWGHRTSPRAGVIQVALPSAAVMGAAWWAMGAYTSPARLPLLDLNLATLLAYGLAAGFLRAELRHHRLRFFGRGVLAMFIPLAASQLLLAFATHTVVDDAYQVANLLHWFAWLIPAAGLGIDYVNSFYARDVSLEMRFLRAVIDTVPHFIYARDSRGRYTIVNRATAEFHNLKVHEIEGRHVMDIHPDVQQAREWLAEDKETLRSGEGWIARGLPATTPDGETMWIDTIKTPLRTPLGMNDQVLGISIDVTEQRRADAALAAALEAAKESSKAKTEFLANMSHEIRTPMNCIIGLTDLMMDMGGDARQHQYLDMIRMSGATLLTLINDILDISKIEAGQLELDLVETDIHAFIEETAGLIAFTAQAKGLEMVCRLAPGLPERLRVDPGRLRQVLTNLLNNATKFTQQGYVYLDLEVVGERKDAVDLRFRVVDTGIGIAPENLQRIFEKFTQAEAGTTRRFGGTGLGLSISQHLVRLMGGEIAATSEVGTGTTFTFTIPARIGAAAADVVGTAPAAAALRVLVVSSHERGGEVLVEQIRTFGHEARLVADAGEVGPALADSRPWDLVLADEIHFGFEHTLLREALARLPQTARPRVLMLNALTHLPDGAELARVGCDGSLSRPVRRADLAAVLRGETPAGAPIPRAPVAPTANAEPTDLEADPAQGARVLLAEDNPFNQKVATAMLRRLGYRVEVAGNGAEAVDMVRTGGFDLVLMDCQMPVMDGYEATRCIRDLPAPLGSITIIAMTANVLSGDRQACFAAGMNDFLPKPITRDVLQQALDRWDIPATKKPAPREPVVPQQV